In one Sander lucioperca isolate FBNREF2018 chromosome 7, SLUC_FBN_1.2, whole genome shotgun sequence genomic region, the following are encoded:
- the si:dkey-24l11.2 gene encoding uncharacterized protein si:dkey-24l11.2 isoform X1 gives MMEDGEGEKTGESEPVLHTQQLCRFFSQGRHCNFGKKCRFLHIRDDAKAHEKKTIRTPSQSDVASPNSEVPGGDVGHRPPSTSNSRVAPAAGRRPCRYFISGHCTMEDRCRFWHPPQFPPLDDQPVPGKNPRPAQRMPPVPRPGILQEVKLCDLTENVAMQLRDTEIKQLKKRFPKDQLIIQEQSNCKVTYYRVAVEATDPDWPFDLKEVDIMVSFPDSYPQEIFTLDIPLDQELPPLMARHVQQASLEWLQAKHATNQLLGKVELLFRPFLRWLDRSLERLFTEGARQLKKDIDLEKAGLQFIPYQELQATVCEKSVNDHSSDTAAAGEDVSDEGKLEKRDSERTMEGGKLVQQEGPGGDEGQQEEEEEASHLVENIKISDPRRGTEVKLLGLRLGENTATVVAKQITVCLQCNRCKVTADLTLTGRAPCTAQCEKCSASINAAFRPCMLHHYSDVLGYLDLHNAAPADLVLQECELIVGCLSCSQEGPVQNLSYGQTKEFNCEHCHSKLGILAESTRFQYIQPRTSKTGPSACAVKYKTIRDPAVQKGKPLPEKGVCKHYRQSHRWLRFPCCGRAYPCDGCHDEDQDHPMELATRMICGYCAKEQPYGNGKPCISCGSMMTRGARTSHWEGGLGCRNKVKMSRNDRHKYANTNKTISRKAVGEKK, from the exons ATGATggaggatggtgagggagaGAAGACGGGTGAATCAGAGCCTGTGCTACATACACAGCAGCTGTGTCGCTTCTTCTCTCAAGGAAGACACTGCAATTTTGGAAAGAAATGCAGATTCCTACACATAAGAGATGATGCCAAAGCTCATGAGAAGAAAACCATCAGGACACCCAGCCAGTCAGATGTTGCATCTCCAAACTCAGAGGTCCCTGGAGGAGATGTGGGGCACAGGCCTCCATCAACTAGTAACTCCAGGGTTGCTCCAGCAGCTGGCCGCCGCCCCTGTCGCTACTTTATCTCAGGCCACTGCACTATGGAAGACAGATGTCGCTTCTGGCATCCACCACAGTTCCCCCCACTGGATGACCAGCCTGTTCCTGGCAAGAACCCAAGACCTGCACAGAGGATGCCACCAGTACCCCGTCCTGGCATCCTCCAAGAGGTTAAGCTGTGTGACCTGACAGAGAATGTCGCCATGCAGCTACGAGACACAGAGATCAAGCAGTTGAAGAAGCGTTTTCCCAAAGACCAGCTGATTATTCAGGAACAAAGTAATTGCAAAGTTACTTATTACAGGGTGGCTGTAGAGGCCACTGATCCAGACTgg CCCTTTGATCTGAAAGAAGTGGACATCATGGTGAGCTTCCCAGACAGTTACCCCCAGGAG ATTTTTACATTGGACATACCGTTGGACCAGGAGCTGCCGCCACTAATGGCAAG ACATGTACAGCAAGCGTCTTTGGAGTGGCTTCAAGCCAAGCATGCAACCAATCAGCTTCTGGGAAAGGTAGAGCTGCTCTTCCGGCCTTTTCTTCGCTGGCTCGATCGTAGTTTGGAGAGACTGTTCACTGAAGGAGCCCGCCAG ttaaaaaaagacattgatTTAGAAAAAGCTGGATTGCAGTTCATACCGTACCAGGAACTCCAGGCAACAGTGTGTGAAAAATCTGTGAACGATCATTCATCTGACACCGCTGCTGCAGGTGAGGATGTCAGTGATGAAGGAAAACTGGAAAAGAGAGATAGCGAGAGGACAATGGAGGGAGGGAAGTTAGTGCAGCAGGAGGGTCCAGGTGGTGATGAagggcagcaggaggaggaggaggaagccaGTCATCTGGTGGAGAACATTAAGATCAGTGATCCCCGCAGAGGCACAGAAGTAAAGCTGCTGGGACTGAGGCTGGGAGAGAACACAGCCACCGTAGTGGCCAAACAAATCACTGTTTGTCTTCAATGTAACAG GTGTAAGGTAACTGCAGACCTGACACTGACTGGGAGGGCACCCTGCACAGCTCAGTGTGAAAAGTGCAGTGCAAGCATCAATGCTGCATTCAGGCCCTGCATGCTGCACCATTACAGCGATGTCCTGGGATACCTGGACCTTCACAACGCTGCACCTGCTGACCTTGTTCTTCAGGAATGTGAACTCATTGTGGGCTGCCTCAGCTGCTCCCAGGAGGGCCCTGTGCAG AACCTTTCCTATGGTCAAACAAAGGAGTTTAATTGTGAACACTGCCACAGCAAACTCGGGATTCTGGCTGAGAGCACAAGATTCCAGTATATTCAGCCACGCACCAGCAAAACAG GTCCAAGTGCTTGTGCTGTTAAGTATAAGACGATAAGAGATCCTGCTGTGCAAAAGGGGAAGCCCCTGCCAGAAAAAGGAGTATGCAAACATTACAGACAGAGCCACCGCTGGCTAAG GTTTCCCTGCTGTGGCCGGGCTTACCCCTGTGATGGATGCCATGATGAGGACCAGGACCACCCCATGGAACTGGCCACCAGGATGATCTGTGGCTACTGTGCCAAAGAACAG CCATATGGCAATGGAAAGCCTTGCATCAGCTGTGGAAGCATGATGACGA
- the si:dkey-24l11.2 gene encoding uncharacterized protein si:dkey-24l11.2 isoform X3: MMEDGEGEKTGESEPVLHTQQLCRFFSQGRHCNFGKKCRFLHIRDDAKAHEKKTIRTPSQSDVASPNSEVPGGDVGHRPPSTSNSRVAPAAGRRPCRYFISGHCTMEDRCRFWHPPQFPPLDDQPVPGKNPRPAQRMPPVPRPGILQEVKLCDLTENVAMQLRDTEIKQLKKRFPKDQLIIQEQSNCKVTYYRVAVEATDPDWPFDLKEVDIMVSFPDSYPQEIFTLDIPLDQELPPLMARHVQQASLEWLQAKHATNQLLGKVELLFRPFLRWLDRSLERLFTEGARQLKKDIDLEKAGLQFIPYQELQATVCEKSVNDHSSDTAAAGEDVSDEGKLEKRDSERTMEGGKLVQQEGPGGDEGQQEEEEEASHLVENIKISDPRRGTEVKLLGLRLGENTATVVAKQITVCLQCNRCKVTADLTLTGRAPCTAQCEKCSASINAAFRPCMLHHYSDVLGYLDLHNAAPADLVLQECELIVGCLSCSQEGPVQNLSYGQTKEFNCEHCHSKLGILAESTRFQYIQPRTSKTGSATPSSPTFYKTIRDPAVQKGKPLPEKGVCKHYRQSHRWLRFPCCGRAYPCDGCHDEDQDHPMELATRMICGYCAKEQPYGNGKPCISCGSMMTRGARTSHWEGGLGCRNKVKMSRNDRHKYANTNKTISRKAVGEKK; the protein is encoded by the exons ATGATggaggatggtgagggagaGAAGACGGGTGAATCAGAGCCTGTGCTACATACACAGCAGCTGTGTCGCTTCTTCTCTCAAGGAAGACACTGCAATTTTGGAAAGAAATGCAGATTCCTACACATAAGAGATGATGCCAAAGCTCATGAGAAGAAAACCATCAGGACACCCAGCCAGTCAGATGTTGCATCTCCAAACTCAGAGGTCCCTGGAGGAGATGTGGGGCACAGGCCTCCATCAACTAGTAACTCCAGGGTTGCTCCAGCAGCTGGCCGCCGCCCCTGTCGCTACTTTATCTCAGGCCACTGCACTATGGAAGACAGATGTCGCTTCTGGCATCCACCACAGTTCCCCCCACTGGATGACCAGCCTGTTCCTGGCAAGAACCCAAGACCTGCACAGAGGATGCCACCAGTACCCCGTCCTGGCATCCTCCAAGAGGTTAAGCTGTGTGACCTGACAGAGAATGTCGCCATGCAGCTACGAGACACAGAGATCAAGCAGTTGAAGAAGCGTTTTCCCAAAGACCAGCTGATTATTCAGGAACAAAGTAATTGCAAAGTTACTTATTACAGGGTGGCTGTAGAGGCCACTGATCCAGACTgg CCCTTTGATCTGAAAGAAGTGGACATCATGGTGAGCTTCCCAGACAGTTACCCCCAGGAG ATTTTTACATTGGACATACCGTTGGACCAGGAGCTGCCGCCACTAATGGCAAG ACATGTACAGCAAGCGTCTTTGGAGTGGCTTCAAGCCAAGCATGCAACCAATCAGCTTCTGGGAAAGGTAGAGCTGCTCTTCCGGCCTTTTCTTCGCTGGCTCGATCGTAGTTTGGAGAGACTGTTCACTGAAGGAGCCCGCCAG ttaaaaaaagacattgatTTAGAAAAAGCTGGATTGCAGTTCATACCGTACCAGGAACTCCAGGCAACAGTGTGTGAAAAATCTGTGAACGATCATTCATCTGACACCGCTGCTGCAGGTGAGGATGTCAGTGATGAAGGAAAACTGGAAAAGAGAGATAGCGAGAGGACAATGGAGGGAGGGAAGTTAGTGCAGCAGGAGGGTCCAGGTGGTGATGAagggcagcaggaggaggaggaggaagccaGTCATCTGGTGGAGAACATTAAGATCAGTGATCCCCGCAGAGGCACAGAAGTAAAGCTGCTGGGACTGAGGCTGGGAGAGAACACAGCCACCGTAGTGGCCAAACAAATCACTGTTTGTCTTCAATGTAACAG GTGTAAGGTAACTGCAGACCTGACACTGACTGGGAGGGCACCCTGCACAGCTCAGTGTGAAAAGTGCAGTGCAAGCATCAATGCTGCATTCAGGCCCTGCATGCTGCACCATTACAGCGATGTCCTGGGATACCTGGACCTTCACAACGCTGCACCTGCTGACCTTGTTCTTCAGGAATGTGAACTCATTGTGGGCTGCCTCAGCTGCTCCCAGGAGGGCCCTGTGCAG AACCTTTCCTATGGTCAAACAAAGGAGTTTAATTGTGAACACTGCCACAGCAAACTCGGGATTCTGGCTGAGAGCACAAGATTCCAGTATATTCAGCCACGCACCAGCAAAACAGGTTCAGCTACACCCAGCTCACCTACATTT TATAAGACGATAAGAGATCCTGCTGTGCAAAAGGGGAAGCCCCTGCCAGAAAAAGGAGTATGCAAACATTACAGACAGAGCCACCGCTGGCTAAG GTTTCCCTGCTGTGGCCGGGCTTACCCCTGTGATGGATGCCATGATGAGGACCAGGACCACCCCATGGAACTGGCCACCAGGATGATCTGTGGCTACTGTGCCAAAGAACAG CCATATGGCAATGGAAAGCCTTGCATCAGCTGTGGAAGCATGATGACGA
- the si:dkey-24l11.2 gene encoding uncharacterized protein si:dkey-24l11.2 isoform X2, which produces MEDGEGEKTGESEPVLHTQQLCRFFSQGRHCNFGKKCRFLHIRDDAKAHEKKTIRTPSQSDVASPNSEVPGGDVGHRPPSTSNSRVAPAAGRRPCRYFISGHCTMEDRCRFWHPPQFPPLDDQPVPGKNPRPAQRMPPVPRPGILQEVKLCDLTENVAMQLRDTEIKQLKKRFPKDQLIIQEQSNCKVTYYRVAVEATDPDWPFDLKEVDIMVSFPDSYPQEIFTLDIPLDQELPPLMARHVQQASLEWLQAKHATNQLLGKVELLFRPFLRWLDRSLERLFTEGARQLKKDIDLEKAGLQFIPYQELQATVCEKSVNDHSSDTAAAGEDVSDEGKLEKRDSERTMEGGKLVQQEGPGGDEGQQEEEEEASHLVENIKISDPRRGTEVKLLGLRLGENTATVVAKQITVCLQCNRCKVTADLTLTGRAPCTAQCEKCSASINAAFRPCMLHHYSDVLGYLDLHNAAPADLVLQECELIVGCLSCSQEGPVQNLSYGQTKEFNCEHCHSKLGILAESTRFQYIQPRTSKTGPSACAVKYKTIRDPAVQKGKPLPEKGVCKHYRQSHRWLRFPCCGRAYPCDGCHDEDQDHPMELATRMICGYCAKEQPYGNGKPCISCGSMMTRGARTSHWEGGLGCRNKVKMSRNDRHKYANTNKTISRKAVGEKK; this is translated from the exons ATggaggatggtgagggagaGAAGACGGGTGAATCAGAGCCTGTGCTACATACACAGCAGCTGTGTCGCTTCTTCTCTCAAGGAAGACACTGCAATTTTGGAAAGAAATGCAGATTCCTACACATAAGAGATGATGCCAAAGCTCATGAGAAGAAAACCATCAGGACACCCAGCCAGTCAGATGTTGCATCTCCAAACTCAGAGGTCCCTGGAGGAGATGTGGGGCACAGGCCTCCATCAACTAGTAACTCCAGGGTTGCTCCAGCAGCTGGCCGCCGCCCCTGTCGCTACTTTATCTCAGGCCACTGCACTATGGAAGACAGATGTCGCTTCTGGCATCCACCACAGTTCCCCCCACTGGATGACCAGCCTGTTCCTGGCAAGAACCCAAGACCTGCACAGAGGATGCCACCAGTACCCCGTCCTGGCATCCTCCAAGAGGTTAAGCTGTGTGACCTGACAGAGAATGTCGCCATGCAGCTACGAGACACAGAGATCAAGCAGTTGAAGAAGCGTTTTCCCAAAGACCAGCTGATTATTCAGGAACAAAGTAATTGCAAAGTTACTTATTACAGGGTGGCTGTAGAGGCCACTGATCCAGACTgg CCCTTTGATCTGAAAGAAGTGGACATCATGGTGAGCTTCCCAGACAGTTACCCCCAGGAG ATTTTTACATTGGACATACCGTTGGACCAGGAGCTGCCGCCACTAATGGCAAG ACATGTACAGCAAGCGTCTTTGGAGTGGCTTCAAGCCAAGCATGCAACCAATCAGCTTCTGGGAAAGGTAGAGCTGCTCTTCCGGCCTTTTCTTCGCTGGCTCGATCGTAGTTTGGAGAGACTGTTCACTGAAGGAGCCCGCCAG ttaaaaaaagacattgatTTAGAAAAAGCTGGATTGCAGTTCATACCGTACCAGGAACTCCAGGCAACAGTGTGTGAAAAATCTGTGAACGATCATTCATCTGACACCGCTGCTGCAGGTGAGGATGTCAGTGATGAAGGAAAACTGGAAAAGAGAGATAGCGAGAGGACAATGGAGGGAGGGAAGTTAGTGCAGCAGGAGGGTCCAGGTGGTGATGAagggcagcaggaggaggaggaggaagccaGTCATCTGGTGGAGAACATTAAGATCAGTGATCCCCGCAGAGGCACAGAAGTAAAGCTGCTGGGACTGAGGCTGGGAGAGAACACAGCCACCGTAGTGGCCAAACAAATCACTGTTTGTCTTCAATGTAACAG GTGTAAGGTAACTGCAGACCTGACACTGACTGGGAGGGCACCCTGCACAGCTCAGTGTGAAAAGTGCAGTGCAAGCATCAATGCTGCATTCAGGCCCTGCATGCTGCACCATTACAGCGATGTCCTGGGATACCTGGACCTTCACAACGCTGCACCTGCTGACCTTGTTCTTCAGGAATGTGAACTCATTGTGGGCTGCCTCAGCTGCTCCCAGGAGGGCCCTGTGCAG AACCTTTCCTATGGTCAAACAAAGGAGTTTAATTGTGAACACTGCCACAGCAAACTCGGGATTCTGGCTGAGAGCACAAGATTCCAGTATATTCAGCCACGCACCAGCAAAACAG GTCCAAGTGCTTGTGCTGTTAAGTATAAGACGATAAGAGATCCTGCTGTGCAAAAGGGGAAGCCCCTGCCAGAAAAAGGAGTATGCAAACATTACAGACAGAGCCACCGCTGGCTAAG GTTTCCCTGCTGTGGCCGGGCTTACCCCTGTGATGGATGCCATGATGAGGACCAGGACCACCCCATGGAACTGGCCACCAGGATGATCTGTGGCTACTGTGCCAAAGAACAG CCATATGGCAATGGAAAGCCTTGCATCAGCTGTGGAAGCATGATGACGA